The following proteins are encoded in a genomic region of Atribacterota bacterium:
- a CDS encoding ATP-binding cassette domain-containing protein has translation MAEKVPVVEMRNIKKNFGGVQALKGVDLELYHNEVLGLVGDNAAGKSTLMKILSGAYIPDEGEIFIEGKKIHMTSSQDAHQQGIEMVYQDLALANNLDVAANVFMGREKTNLQLGPIGVLDEHYMEKETERLLDRLKIDISSVRLKVESLSGGQRQAVAIARATAFNTKVTIMDEPTAALSVAAIQKVLDLVRELKAQGNSIIIISHRLEDIYQVSDRMIVLRQGRKVCDTPVKGDIDSFREHVVAYIIGARDDFAKEGGK, from the coding sequence ATGGCAGAAAAAGTACCTGTTGTAGAAATGCGTAATATTAAAAAGAATTTTGGTGGTGTGCAGGCATTAAAGGGAGTAGATTTGGAATTATATCATAATGAGGTATTGGGATTGGTTGGTGATAACGCAGCTGGTAAATCTACTTTGATGAAGATTCTTAGTGGGGCGTACATTCCCGATGAAGGGGAAATTTTTATAGAAGGCAAGAAAATACATATGACCAGTTCTCAGGATGCACACCAGCAGGGCATTGAGATGGTCTACCAGGACCTGGCGCTGGCCAATAATTTAGATGTGGCGGCAAATGTATTTATGGGGAGAGAAAAAACCAATTTACAATTAGGTCCTATTGGTGTGTTGGATGAGCATTATATGGAGAAAGAAACAGAGCGTCTTTTAGATAGGCTTAAAATTGATATTTCTTCTGTTCGCTTAAAGGTTGAAAGTCTTTCCGGTGGTCAACGTCAAGCAGTGGCTATTGCCAGGGCAACAGCTTTTAATACCAAAGTAACCATTATGGATGAACCCACAGCAGCACTGAGTGTCGCCGCCATTCAAAAAGTTCTGGATTTAGTGAGAGAACTTAAAGCCCAGGGAAATTCCATTATTATCATCAGTCATCGTCTGGAAGATATCTATCAGGTTAGTGATCGAATGATAGTTTTACGTCAGGGACGCAAAGTGTGTGATACCCCGGTTAAAGGAGATATTGACAGTTTTAGAGAACATGTGGTGGCTTATATTATCGGAGCACGTGATGACTTTGCTAAAGAAGGAGGCAAATAG